A region from the Fusarium musae strain F31 chromosome 1, whole genome shotgun sequence genome encodes:
- a CDS encoding hypothetical protein (EggNog:ENOG41): MGQWWVDSRIEATVTRSYVASQLLPDEIERLDRPVAFGGEDLTERTYWESIRNDAPRLFLILVDLGVPDQIFGVVDDGWDDAELPIALEDVDRLLLTATRDEKVEKKFYQRQFHYLLKPLQRGNHVSYKDNEVVPLDVVEKPSLPTHKSHGNDKVRLPNVPGEVFYRRRYVLGNGPGTMPVQDFLDAVHGIKGLQNEHMISYWASYTQHGYGYVLFTPAGDFTLKSFLATTPSQFKHLAKARRRELVMNWILCLVDTLCDFHGKNQSHGYIKPSTIFFTNQNHVFYSDSTRLTPDNVILHTDKSSFDRERYDYAAPELWSRPAGATSPTGRFPSDEHFGMVQTYDPSGSPTAMFIAPNPQLSGQQADIFSVGCIILELLSFLVKRTTSKFATFRSAKHKTAGRGGAVLDTSFHKNLGQVEAWMSGLAKDASRKSSSSKDGANILKGVTPMLHVVTGMLAMNPYDRPPAIEVQQRIYQILTEVCGISEPHCVHQYAHDLESSFGGLQIQAVGDGMMGVSPPGGSNTTYGTPRTYEHSRNGSSGGYSQVSRTTGSSETDMDAIHTVGSVGLQQTRTQGSWPRNIAYTQHTNVAQYPVGQWDAM, translated from the coding sequence ATGGGACAGTGGTGGGTTGACTCTCGCATCGAAGCTACCGTTACCCGGTCTTATGTCGCCAGTCAACTCCTCCCGGATGAGATTGAGCGCCTAGATCGCCCAGTCGCCTTTGGCGGCGAGGACTTGACAGAGCGCACCTACTGGGAGAGCATTCGAAATGATGCGCCTCGCTTATTCCTCATTCTCGTCGACCTTGGTGTGCCAGATCAGATCTTTGGTGTTGTCGACGACGGCTGGGATGACGCTGAGCTACCGATTGCCCTAGAGGACGTGGATCGCCTCTTGTTAACAGCAACCCGTGATGAGAAAGTCGAGAAGAAGTTTTATCAGCGCCAGTTTCATTACCTTCTCAAACCCTTGCAGCGAGGGAACCATGTGTCGTACAAGGACAACGAAGTAGTACCCCTAGACGTGGTCGAGAAGCCTTCCTTGCCAACGCACAAGTCGCACGGAAACGACAAGGTCAGACTTCCAAATGTTCCAGGGGAAGTCTTTTATCGAAGACGATATGTGCTGGGTAATGGACCTGGGACTATGCCCGTGCAAGACTTTCTTGATGCTGTCCATGGGATCAAGGGTCTGCAGAACGAGCACATGATCTCTTATTGGGCGTCGTATACGCAGCATGGGTATGGATACGTTTTGTTTACGCCAGCAGGTGACTTTACTCTAAAGTCATTCCTGGCGACGACACCATCACAGTTCAAACATCTTGCCAAAGCTCGTCGGAGGGAGCTTGTGATGAACTGGATTTTGTGTCTTGTCGACACACTCTGTGACTTCCACGGAAAGAATCAATCGCATGGATACATCAAACCTTCAACCATCTTCTTTACCAACCAAAATCACGTCTTTTACTCCGACTCAACACGGCTCACCCCCGACAACGTGATTCTCCATACCGATAAATCGTCGTTTGACCGTGAACGGTACGACTATGCAGCACCAGAACTGTGGTCTCGACCTGCAGGAGCGACGAGCCCGACCGGTAGATTCCCGTCTGATGAGCATTTCGGTATGGTGCAGACGTACGACCCGAGCGGCTCACCAACCGCGATGTTCATTGCGCCAAACCCTCAGCTAAGCGGACAGCAAGCCGACATCTTCTCAGTAGGCTGCATCATCCTAGAGCTCTTATCATTCTTAGTCAAACGGACGACGAGCAAGTTTGCGACCTTTCGATCAGCGAAACACAAGACGGCCGGTCGAGGCGGCGCAGTGTTGGACACGTCTTTTCACAAGAACCTTGGACAGGTGGAAGCGTGGATGTCAGGTCTTGCCAAAGATGCGTCTCGGAAGTCATCGTCGAGCAAAGACGGCGCGAATATTCTCAAGGGTGTAACACCTATGCTGCACGTCGTGACGGGCATGCTGGCGATGAACCCATACGACCGACCTCCGGCGATTGAAGTGCAACAGCGCATTTATCAGATTCTGACTGAAGTTTGTGGTATCTCAGAGCCACACTGCGTACATCAGTATGCGCACGATCTCGAATCCTCGTTTGGAGGGCTGCAGATTCaggctgttggtgatggcatgATGGGCGTCAGTCCGCCTGGGGGGTCCAACACCACCTATGGTACACCACGGACGTACGAACACAGCCGAAATGGCAGCAGTGGAGGTTATTCACAAGTAAGCCGGACGACAGGAAGCAGCGAAACCGACATGGATGCTATACACACCGTAGGGTCAGTCGGTCTTCAACAGACACGGACTCAGGGTTCATGGCCTCGCAATATCGCGTATACACAGCACACGAACGTAGCGCAATACCCCGTGGGCCAATGGGATGCCATGTGA